The following proteins are encoded in a genomic region of Odontesthes bonariensis isolate fOdoBon6 chromosome 19, fOdoBon6.hap1, whole genome shotgun sequence:
- the LOC142369489 gene encoding uncharacterized protein LOC142369489 yields MFYWTSCSRGGSEQLDGLGDMSKTDILRGIITEKLSTAAREILAVVERTVADYEEEASGFRRQIERQSRQMELLQPQVKLLRGGVEDPGGPSATWCQEEDFGEEKKKPGELKDPDPRTAARKRPGRPRKGGPRTHLVLRVRFLQDSQTEVLSNAVFQKSPVQDLRCPGGLREPDFLQLLRSTFPQLAAGEPFDLFTTDKSRRLQPLKVTPLTPEEVYSTIRSYGNSALYVRLKAGDDPQSSSADLRPPQNQNQDGVGSSSAPADWTEAMTRSSPPSDLSDRSSWDPAELGDGTALFSPAGSCQTSPQSAAGEEKMEEEEEEEVPQTDADPEVLKRDGSRFRTSPVKRAAGGPRAEANLNTEGGQDGGEAESQDGGEALDGDADWTPDPEPGTAKREGKPEADSGVKRPKRRKKACKVCGVWYRNPGSLIRHAWGHVGEPGGLCGVCGERFESEDEVKGHLTDRHKAHSCSHCGKSFVSVSSLRRHAALHAGSSRFRCSVCSRAFASAAGLRAHGWVHVQDRPHRCHVCPKAFGLKAQLTAHRAAHASRDEYRCKVCGKAVTNRRSLAFHQLTHSDERRHGCGVCGKSFKLSKTLKSHEKTHTVRERPYLCHVCCKTFVCNATLTAHVKTHSGERPFVCGVCAKAFRGKGELKNHTRVHTGEAPYGCSECGRFFKLRSTLSSHVRSHLGIKRFVCQVCGKACARPEHLTVHMRTHNGERPYKCSMCDKAFTQSHCLKTHLRSHQADGGSALEASTS; encoded by the exons ATGTTTTACTggaccagctgcagcagaggcgGCTCCGAGCAGCTGGACGGCCTCGGTGACATGTCAAAGACCGACATCCTGAGAGGAATCATCACCGAGAAACTGAGCACCGCCGCCCGGGAGATCTTAGCGGTGGTGGAGAGGACCGTAGCCGACTATGAGGAGGAGGCTTCGGGCTTCAGGCGGCAGATCGAGCGGCAGAGCAGACAGATGGAGCTCCTGCAGCCTCAGGTCAAACTGCTCAGAGGAG GTGTGGAGGACCCCGGAGGCCCCAGCGCCACCTGGTGCCAGGAGGAGGACTTTggtgaagagaagaagaaaccagGAGAGCTGAAGGATCCGGATCCTCGAACAGCAGCCAG GAAGAGGCCCGGCAGACCTCGGAAGGGTGGCCCACGGACCCATCTGGTCCTCAGGGTCCGGTTCCTTCAGGACTCTCAGACCGAGGTGCTCTCCAACGCCG TGTTTCAGAAAAGTCCGGTCCAGGACCTGAGGTGTCCCGGGGGTCTGCGGGAGCCGGACTTCCTGCAGCTGCTGAGGTCCACCTTCCCTCAGCTGGCTGCCGGGGAGCCCTTTGACCTCTTTACCACCGATAAGAGCCGAAGGCTGCAGCCTCTGAAGGTGACGCCTCTGACTCCAGAGGAGGTCTACAGCACCATCAGGTCCTACGGAAACTCCGCCCTCTACGTCCGCCTGAAG gcAGGAGATGATCCTCAGAGCAGCTCTGCAGACCTCCGTCCtccacagaaccagaaccaggacgggGTGGGATCCAGTTCGGCGCCGGCCGATTGGACCGAAGCGATGACGAG GTCGTCGCCTCCCTCAGATCTGTCTGACAGGAGCAGCTGGGACCCGGCGGAGCTCGGCGATGGAACGGCGCTCTTTTCCCCCGCTGGATCCTGTCAGACGAGCCCTCAGAGCGCA GCAGGTGAAGagaagatggaggaggaggaggaagaggaagttcCACAGACAGACGCTGATCCTGAGGTGCTGAAGAGAGACGGATCCCGGTTCAGGACCAG CCCCGTTAAACGTGCAGCCGGCGGTCCCAGAGCGGAGGCGAACCTGAACACAGAGGGGGGCCAAGATGGAGGCGAGGCCGAGAGCCAAGATGGAGGCGAGGCGCTGGACGGAGACGCCGACTGGACACCGGATCCTGAGCCGGGAACAGCGAAGCGGGAAGGAAAACCAGAGGCCGACAGCGGCGTGAAGAGGCCTAAGAGGAGAAAAAAGGCCTGTAAAGTGTGTGGAGTCTGGTACAGGAACCCCGGCAGCCTGATCCGGCACGCCTGGGGCCACGTGGGCGAGCCGGGGGGGCTCTGCGGGGTCTGCGGGGAGCGCTTCGAGTCCGAGGACGAGGTGAAGGGACACCTCACCGATCGGCATAAAGCCCACAGCTGCTCCCACTGTGGGAAGTCCTTCGTCTCCGTGTCCAGCCTCAGGAGGCACGCCGCTCTGCACGCGGGCAGCAGCCGCTTCCGCTGCAGCGTCTGCAGCAGAGCCTTCGCCAGCGCCGCCGGCCTGCGCGCGCACGGCTGGGTGCACGTGCAGGACAGGCCGCACCGCTGCCACGTCTGTCCGAAGGCCTTCGGCCTGAAGGCGCAGCTCACGGCTCACAGAGCGGCGCACGCCAGCAGAGACGAGTACCGCTGCAAAGTGTGCGGCAAGGCCGTCACCAACCGCCGCTCTCTGGCCTTCCACCAGCTGACGCACAGCGACGAGCGGCGCCACGGCTGCGGCGTCTGCGGGAAAAGCTTCAAGCTCTCCAAAACGCTGAAGAGCCACGAGAAGACGCACACGGTCAGAGAGCGGCCGTACCTCTGCCACGTCTGCTGCAAGACCTTCGTGTGCAACGCCACGCTGACGGCCCACGTGAAGACGCACAGCGGCGAGCGGCCCTTCGTCTGCGGCGTGTGCGCCAAGGCCTTCAGGGGCAAAGGCGAGCTGAAGAATCACACCAGGGTCCACACCGGCGAGGCGCCGTACGGCTGCTCCGAGTGCGGCCGCTTCTTCAAGCTCAGGAGCACCCTGAGCAGCCACGTCCGGAGCCACCTGGGCATCAAGCGCTTCGTGTGTCAGGTGTGCGGCAAGGCGTGCGCGCGCCCCGAGCACCTGACCGTGCACATGAGGACGCACAACGGCGAGCGGCCCTACAAATGCAGCATGTGCGACAAGGCCTTCACCCAGAGCCACTGCCTGAAGACCCACCTGAGGAGCCACCAGGCGGACGGAGGCTCCGCCCTGGAGGCGTCCACGTCCTGA
- the LOC142369490 gene encoding uncharacterized protein LOC142369490 produces MMLSSIHRGAAEPAAEPGASPAAGNMLKTDILRTIICDKLTTAAQEILAAVQMTVAEYEEEASVFRQEIERQRRHLELLQEIKVEAAEDQQLFSLCEAGGGAVPAEEEQHRNEPRVEVSRSLGICSDTEEPMEEDEDKEAEDRGTTSRLWPPVVESDTEREDGAQASDLESLVFRIRILEDSQIEVLSRKVYQKYRLHTVKCVHGLRESDFLSLLRTTFPQLAAGRAFELFITDRSRKLQPLKVESLTPEQISMAVGASSLYIRLKSLEEVTARVEQNDAGDLPSAAHPAKPNIRHDDQRPTNRLQEPNTHVDLRIRILDSVVESLTPRVYAKYPLQELQCPLGLQEPACDSALYAKYPLQELQCPLGLQEPACDSACDSAQTLTDSAQTLTDSALYAKYPLQELQCPLGLQEPACDSACDSACDSACDSAQTLTDSAQTLTDSACDSAQTLTDSAQTLTDSACDSAQTLTRPLSPPVYAKYPLQELQCPLGLQEPAFLQLLRSSFPQLAAGPFTFLFDKGRKLKPLRLQSVTAEEIFRRSRSIECSVVYIRLQQSSKEEPQREEPQREEPQREEPQREEPQREEPQREEPQREDMAAEDPTPAHVPPTPAPDPTRSAPDPSNTKVQADRRSSGTPRSSESDNFVDLRIRILEDPSINVVYPSVFQRYPLLELQCPVGLKEAEFLHLLRSTFPQLTGEAFDFLAGHGRKIKPLKVENLTPEEISRSFGSIGGSVLYIRLKKQDEVQARALKRPPALSDRTRLSASSDTMAAVNETYCDSDGSDLELEGNDQQNLLEEDIVGDVPEDPLDKEQEWNLFGEDEDEDEEFVGFQVGWQTAGFRPRRQQKFTRTPGLKVPISEDASPLDVFSHIFTDEVWDMLVTQTNVYADQVRSHTPSNSKWSPVSKQEMKSFIGLCLTFGIIKLPTRRDYWRQSKWLYQTNVARVMARDRFDMIWRYLHLQDNTDPAVDKSDRLWKLRCFLDLLLNQYQALYEVNGIVTVDESMVKYKGRLAFRQYLPMKPVKWGVKVWVMAESKTGYVTSFQVYTGAIEGKAELNLAHRIVTDLVSPYYGSHLSVYMDNFYTSVPLLVDLNVRGVGACGTVRANRRGLPKNKELSKQAGMARNQYRVAQQDKLTLCVWQDTKAVMVLSNHHDPMALGTVKRRVEDQRQVEVEVPACLADYQQHMKGVDLLDQMVGYYTLEHRSLKWWRRLFFYFLSVTCYNSFVAARSAGGDAWKYRKVGYKAWLEDLTMELCVPVTKRSAPHQLLPTSPSTSTASTGHDLAKINKKRKTCRECSKDNTKRQGTTLMGCRQCNIPLHRECFMHHPVNPGPAAKHQPDAGSENTDELATGSLREDLRGVILRALPAASAATQQALFHKLLGSGLRSTKDLKSFTAEDVGGVLPAAQLQRLLREFKNETGGLTLGPEMFPRPVPAVRGTVACPRSRSHQERSGSDGGPSSAATETLPEAFQVPWNLMSMEIRTAVADGRRPSAADRRQMVRVLVDQMRKYELKPKRSRYRAVCRDLVLRFPRSFADLHSDGQLLGDGCASLVNQVRNRIDSLNRNASVGQKRGATPLASPDAAVDQKRRRLEEIHRQEGPVGAGAAEVKRLMESTFCLQRRRINAVPPPSVAALRAQWPYLFTPRGLYAHFALLTEVDVLRALERSLEECGRTVTRFFTRTPTNAAVRAALSRLSCQELPLSIVQLLMAHFCEDPGGLILWASAPSTAADVERTLVLPATPRLILLVSNGAPGSPIRRWMVSLEGSVICEGSQPSFLSGLAAVFSTYYTFNLQYEGEAARTLEFIQRRFVGINPETDTRAGGGRLVSRLSGKGSLRKTTPVNPHVVTLLQKLVDFIDRPEEGGGRVEVPPSGSTSHHNGDYHKDSKSLRPLPPSEGSRASGGDGSRASGGDGSRASGGDGSRASGGDGSRASGGDGSRASGGDGSRASGGDGSRASGGDGSRASGGNGSRASGGDGSRASGGDGSRASGGNGSRASGGGGSRASGGGGSRASGGGGSRASGGGGSRASGGGGSRASGGGGSRASGGDGSRASGGDGSRASGGGGSRKPSRGSEPQKNSPLFQPPSSNFLLSCKVCRFLRGSPSMLIKHAWSHVSEPNRVCGVCGAQSESTEELRRHLQTHQKTHGCAICGKSFLTAIGFKGHMDRHRGNRPHKCKICHKAFAEKSVLKTHLLTHADGKRHHGQVAPQPGGEGQPCRCETCGRTFSSDKRLQTHLTKHKKKLLACPKCSKTFPFKSLLVTHMRVHTGEKPYRCTVCGLAFIYRNNFKTHQENHQKEEGSPVKVSLDN; encoded by the exons ATGATGCTGAGCAGCATCCACAGAGGCGCAGCGGAGCCCGCAGCGGAGCCCGGAGCCTCCCCGGCGGCCGGGAACATGTTAAAGACCGACATACTGAGGACCATCATCTGCGATAAACTGACCACCGCCGCCCAGGAGATCCTAGCGGCGGTGCAGATGACTGTAGCCGAGTACGAGGAGGAGGCTTCGGTCTTCCGACAGGAGATCGAGCGGCAGAGGAGACACCTGGAGCTCCTGCAGGAGATCAAAGTGGAGGCGGCAG AGGACCagcagctgttttctctctgtgaGGCTGGAGGAGGAGCGGTACCCGCAGAAGAGGAGCAGCACAGAAATGAACCAA GGGTGGAGGTCAGCCGAAGTCTGGGAATCTGCTCCGACACCGAGGAGCCGATGGAAGAGGACGAAGATAAAGAGGCGGAGGATCGTGGAACAACGTCAAG GCTTTGGCCTCCAGTCGTTGAGTCCGACACGGAGAGAGAGGACGGAGCTCAGGCCTCAGATCTGGAGAGTCTCGTCTTCAGGATTCGCATCCTGGAGGACTCGCAGATAGAGGTCCTGTCAAGAAAAG TCTATCAGAAGTACCGCCTCCACACGGTGAAGTGTGTTCACGGCCTGCGGGAGTCCGACTTCCTGAGCCTGCTGAGGACCACCTTCCCCCAGCTGGCTGCTGGACGAGCCTTTGAGCTCTTCATAACCGACAGAAGCAGGAAGCTCCAGCCCCTGAAAGTGGAGTCCCTGACCCCAGAGCAGATCAGCATGGCTGTCGGGGCTTCTTCCCTCTACATCCGCCTCAAG agtctggaggaagtaacGGCTAGAGTGGAGCAGAACGATGCTGGAGACCTTCCCTCCGCCGCTCATCCAGCCAAACCCAACATCAG ACATGACGACCAGCGTCCCACAAACCGCCTGCAGGAGCCAAACACCCACGTGGACCTCAGGATCCGCATTCTGGACTCTGTTGTTGAGTCGCTCACCCCTCGAG TGTATGCTAAGTACCCCCTCCAGGAGCTGCAGTGCCCCCTGGGGCTGCAGGAGCCGGCCTGTGACTCGGCCT TGTATGCTAAGTACCCCCTCCAGGAGCTGCAGTGCCCCCTGGGGCTGCAGGAGCCGGCCTGTGACTCGGCCTGTGACTCGGCTCAGACTCTGACTGACTCGGCTCAGACTCTGACTGACTCGGCCT TGTATGCTAAGTACCCCCTCCAGGAGCTGCAGTGCCCCCTGGGGCTGCAGGAGCCGGCCTGTGACTCGGCCTGTGACTCGGCCTGTGACTCGGCCTGTGACTCGGCTCAGACTCTGACTGACTCGGCTCAGACTCTGACTGACTCGGCCTGTGACTCGGCTCAGACTCTGACTGACTCGGCTCAGACTCTGACTGACTCGGCCTGTGACTCGGCTCAGACTCTGACTCGGCCT CTCTCCCCTCCAGTGTATGCTAAGTACCCCCTCCAGGAGCTGCAGTGCCCCCTGGGGCTGCAGGAGCCGGCCTTCCTGCAGCTGCTGCGGTCCTCCTTCCCTCAGCTGGCTGCCGGGCCGTTCACCTTCCTGTTCGATAAAGGCAGGAAGCTGAAGCCTCTGAGGCTGCAGAGCGTCACTGCAGAGGAGATCTTCAGGAGGAGCCGCTCCATCGAGTGTTCTGTGGTCTACATCCGCCTGCAG CAGAGCAGCAAGGAGGAGCCTCAGAGGGAGGAGCCTCAGAGGGAGGAGCCTCAGAGGGAGGAGCCTCAGAGGGAGGAGCCTCAGAGGGAGGAGCCTCAGAGGGAGGAGCCTCAGAGGGAGGACATGGCTGCTGAAGATCCTACACCCGCCCACGTTCCACCTACACCTGCCCCAGACCCGACCAGATCCGCCCCAGATCCAAGCAACACCAA GGTTCAGGCTGACAGGAGGAGCTCCGGCACACCTCGGAGCAGTGAATCGGATAACTTTGTGGACCTCAGGATCCGCATCCTGGAGGACCCGAGCATCAATGTGGTGTACCCCAGCG TGTTTCAGAGGTACCCGTTACTTGAGCTGCAGTGTCCCGTCGGCCTGAAGGAGGCGGAGTTCCTGCACCTGCTCCGGTCCACCTTTCCTCAGCTGACCGGCGAAGCCTTCGATTTCCTGGCCGGTCACGGAAGAAAGATCAAGCCCCTGAAAGTGGAGAATCTGACCCCAGAGGAGATCAGCAGGAGCTTCGGGTCCATCGGGGGCTCGGTGCTCTACATCCGACTGAAG AAACAAGACGAGGTCCAGGCCCGAGCCCTAAAGCGTCCTCCAGCCCTTTCTGATCGCACCCGGCTGTCTGCGAG CTCGGATACAATGGCTGCGGTTAACGAGACATACTGTGACAGCGATGGAAGTGATCTGGAGTTGGAAGGGAATGATCAACAGAATTTATTAGAGGAAGATATAGTAGGAGATGTGCCGGAAGATCCCTTAGATAAAGAGCAGGAGTGGAATTTGTTTGGAGAGGAtgaggacgaggacgaggaaTTTGTTGGTTTTCAAGTTGGCTGGCAGACCGCTGGATTTCGCccccgacgtcaacaaaagtttacacgcacaccggggctgaaggtgccaatatctgaagatgcgagtcctttagatgtgttctcgcatattttcactgatgaagtttgggatatgttggtgacacagacaaacGTATATGCGGACCAGGTGCGCAGCCACACACCATCCAAttcgaagtggagccccgtgtcaaagcaggagatgaaatctttcatcggtctctgcctaacttttggaataatcaaactaccaactcgccgggattactggaggcagagcaagtggctgtatcagacaaatgtcgcccgagtgatggcacgagatcgtttcgacatgatctggag ATATCTACATCTCCAAGACAACACTGATCCTGCAGTGGACAAGTCAGACAGGCTATGGAAACTGCGGTGCTTCTTGGATCTCCTCTTGAACCAATACCAGGCCCTTTATGAGGTGAATGGTATTGTGACCGTAGATGAGTCCATGGTAAAATACAAAGGGCGGCTGGCCTTCCGGCAGTACCTCCCCATGAAGCCAGTCAAATGGGGAGTGAAGGTATGGGTCATGGCAGAAAGTAAAACTGGCTATGTCACCAGCTTTCAGGTCTATACGGGGGCCATAGAGGGCAAGGCGGAGCTCAACCTGGCGCACCGTATCGTCACCGACCTGGTCAGCCCATACTATGGATCACACCTGTCTGTCTACATGGACAACTTTTACACCAGTGTGCCCTTGCTCGTTGACCTGAACGTAAGGGGGGTTGGGGCTTGCGGCACGGTTCGTGCAAACAGAAGGGGCCTACCAAAAAACAAAGAGCTCAGCAAGCAGGCTGGCATGGCTAGGAATCAGTATCGGGTGGCTCAACAGGATAAGCTGACCTTGTGTGTGTGGCAGGACACCAAGGCAGTGATGGTCCTGTCCAACCACCATGACCCCATGGCTTTGGGGACTGTGAAAAGGAGGGTCGAGGATCAGCGTCAGGTGGAGGTTGAGGTGCCAGCCTGCCTTGCTGACTACCAGCAACATATGAAGGGTGTAGACCTGCTCGACCAGATGGTAGGGTACTACACACTGGAACACAGGTCTTTGAAGTGGTGGAGGaggctgtttttttattttttgtccgtCACATGCTACAATTCCTTTGTGGCAGCCAGATCTGCTGGTGGAGATGCCTGGAAATACAGGAAGGTTGGCTACAAAGCCTGGTTGGAGGACTTGACGATGGAGCTGTGCGTCCCCGTGACCAAAAGAAGTGCTCCCCACCAGCTGCTCCCCACCAGCCCATCTACATCTACAGCTTCTACTGGGCATGATCTGGccaagataaataaaaaaagaaagacctgCAGGGAGTGTAGCAAAGATAACACCAAGCGCCAAGGAACTACACTGATGGGATGCAGGCAGTGCAATATCCCCCTGCACCGCGAGTGCTTCATGCACCAC CCCGTTAATCCAGGACCTGCAGCAAAGCACCAGCCAGATGCTGGCAGCGAGAACACGGATGAGCT AGCGACGGGGAGCCTGAGGGAGGACCTGAGGGGCGTCATCCTCAGAGCTCTGCCGGCAGCGAGTGCAGCCACTCAGCAGGCTCTGTTCCACAAACTGTTGGGCTCCGGACTTCGATCCACCAAAGACCTGAAGTCTTTCACAGCGGAGGACGTTGGTGGCGTGCTGCCAGCCGCTCAGCTGCAGAGGCTGCTGAGAGAGTTTAAAAATG AGACAGGAGGGCTCACCTTGGGCCCAGAAATGTTCCCTCGCCCTGTTCCAGCAGTCAGGGGCACCGTAGCGTGTCCACGCTCGCGTTCACACCAGGAACGTAGCGGCTCAGACGGCGGCCCGTCCTCCGCCGCCACAGAGACGCTGCCGGAGGCGTTCCAGGTGCCGTGGAACCTCATGTCTATGGAGATCCGCACCGCGGTCGCAGACGGACGGAGACCCTCGGCCGCCGACCGCCGACAGATGGTCCGAGTCCTGGTGGACCAGATGAGGAAGTACGAGCTGAAGCCCAAGCGCTCCAGGTACCGGGCCGTCTGCAGAGACCTGGTCCTGCGGTTCCCGCGGAGCTTCGCCGACCTGCACTCCGACGGCCAGCTGCTGGGGGACGGCTGCGCCTCTCTGGTGAACCAGGTCAGAAACCGGATAGACAGCCTGAACCGTAACGCCTCCGTGGGTCAGAAGAGGGGCGCAACTCCCCTCGCCTCGCCGGACGCAGCCGTGGATCAGAAGCGCCGGCGGCTGGAGgagattcaccgccaggagggTCCGGTTGGAGCCGGCGCAGCGGAAGTAAAGCGGCTGATGGAGTCGACCTTCTGTCTGCAGCGGCGCCGGATCAACGCGGTGCCGCCGCCGAGCGTGGCGGCGCTGAGGGCGCAGTGGCCTTACCTGTTTACTCCCAGAGGCCTGTACGCTCACTTCGCGCTTCTCACCGAAGTGGACGTGCTTCGGGCTCTGGAGCGTTCCCTGGAGGAGTGTGGCAGGACCGTGACCCGGTTCTTCACCAGGACGCCCACCAACGCAGCCGTGCGCGCCGCTCTGTCACGCCTGTCCTGCCAGGAGCTGCCGCTGTCCATCGTCCAGCTGCTGATGGCCCACTTCTGCGAGGACCCGGGGGGCCTGATCCTGTGGGCCAGC GCGCCGTCGACGGCAGCTGACGTAGAACGGACTCTGGTGCTGCCCGCCACTCCCCGACTGATACTCCTCG TTTCAAACGGAGCGCCTGGAAGTCCGATCCGCCGCTGGATGGTCAGCTTGGAGGGGAGCGTCATCTGCGAGGGCTCGCAGCCCAGCTTCCTGTCGGGGCTCGCCGCCGTCTTTTCCACTTATTACACGTTCAATCTGCAGTACGAAGGCGAAGCCGCGCGAACGCTGGAGTTCATCCAGAG GCGATTCGTTGGAATAAATCCTGAAACGGACACCAGAGCTGGAGGAGGCCGACTGGTGTCGAGGCTCTCGGGGAAAGGTTCCCTCAGGAAGACTACGCCCGTCAACCCTCATGTCGTCACTCTGCTGCAGAAGCTGGTGGATTTCAT CGATCGTCCtgaggaaggaggaggcagagtgGAGGTTCCTCCCAGCGGATCTACGTCACATCACAATGGTGATTATCACAAAGACTCAAAGTCTCTGCGGCCGCTGCCTCCTTCTGAGGGCAGCAGGGCGTCCGGCGGAGACGGGAGCAGGGCGTCCGGCGGAGACGGCAGCAGGGCGTCCGGCGGAGACGGGAGCAGGGCGTCCGGCGGAGACGGCAGCAGGGCGTCCGGCGGAGACGGCAGCAGGGCGTCCGGCGGAGACGGCAGCAGGGCGTCCGGCGGAGACGGCAGCAGGGCGTCCGGCGGAGACGGGAGCAGGGCGTCCGGCGGAAACGGCAGCAGGGCGTCCGGCGGAGACGGCAGCAGGGCGTCCGGCGGAGACGGGAGCAGGGCGTCCGGCGGAAACGGCAGCAGGGCGTCCGGCGGAGGCGGCAGCAGGGCGTCCGGCGGAGGCGGCAGCAGGGCGTCCGGCGGAGGCGGCAGCAGGGCGTCCGGCGGAGGCGGCAGCAGGGCGTCCGGCGGAGGCGGCAGCAGGGCGTCCGGCGGAGGCGGCAGCAGGGCGTCCGGCGGAGACGGGAGCAGGGCGTCCGGCGGAGACGGGAGCAGGGCGTCCGGCGGAGGCGGGAGCAGGAAACCGAGCAGAGGCAGCGAACCTCAGAAGAACAGCCCGCTGTTCCAGCCTCCCAGCAGCAACTTCCTGCTGTCCTGTAAGGTCTGCCGGTTCCTGCGGGGCTCCCCCAGCATGCTGATCAAACACGCCTGGAGTCACGTGAGCGAGCCCAACAGAGTCTGCGGCGTGTGCGGAGCGCAGTCCGAGTCCACGGAGGAGCTCCGGAGGCatctgcagacccatcagaaAACGCACGGCTGCGCCATCTGCGGCAAGTCCTTCCTCACCGCCATCGGCTTCAAGGGCCACATGGACCGGCACCGAGGAAACCGGCCGCACAAGTGCAAGATCTGCCACAAGGCCTTCGCCGAGAAGTCGGTGCTGAAGACGCACCTGCTGACCCACGCCGACGGGAAGCGCCACCACGGCCAGGTGGCCCCCCAACCCGGAGGCGAGGGGCAGCCGTGCAGGTGCGAAACCTGCGGCAGGACGTTTTCCTCCGACAAACGCCTGCAGACCCACCTGACCAAGCACAAGAAGAAGCTGCTCGCCTGCCCCAAATGCAGCAAAACGTTCCCCTTCAAGTCGTTGCTGGTGACCCACATGAGGGTCCACACGGGCGAGAAGCCCTACAGGTGCACGGTGTGCGGGCTGGCGTTCATTTACCGGAACAATTTCAAGACACACCAAGAAAACCACCAGAAGGAAGAAGGGAGTCCAGTAAAGGTGTCTTTGGATAACTGA